One genomic region from Blastococcus sp. Marseille-P5729 encodes:
- a CDS encoding YdcF family protein → MIGKLFVRLGAGLLLGSVLGVLAVAYSVWKVARETDDQPADVIIVLGAAQYNGEPSAVFQWRLQHALDLWRDGYADTIVTVGGNRAGDQFTEASAGKKWLVEQGDVPESAVLAVESGSNTLTSAEALGPVFADRGWNDALVVTDPPHILRAKTMIADQGIVVYGSPPRAGPAVQTRRTQLEYIVRETGALLYYGVLGDSGESGMSIS, encoded by the coding sequence GTGATCGGCAAGCTTTTCGTACGCCTCGGCGCCGGTCTGCTGCTCGGCAGCGTGCTCGGGGTGCTCGCTGTTGCCTACAGCGTCTGGAAGGTCGCGCGTGAGACTGACGACCAGCCCGCCGATGTGATCATCGTGCTGGGAGCCGCGCAGTACAACGGTGAGCCGTCGGCAGTCTTTCAATGGCGGCTGCAGCACGCTCTTGACCTGTGGCGCGATGGCTATGCCGACACCATCGTGACCGTCGGCGGCAACCGCGCCGGGGATCAGTTCACCGAGGCCTCCGCCGGCAAGAAGTGGCTCGTCGAGCAGGGGGACGTACCCGAGTCCGCCGTCCTGGCTGTCGAGTCCGGCAGCAACACGCTGACCAGCGCTGAGGCTCTCGGCCCGGTCTTCGCCGACCGCGGCTGGAACGACGCTCTTGTCGTCACCGATCCGCCGCACATCCTGCGTGCCAAGACGATGATCGCCGATCAGGGCATCGTGGTCTATGGATCACCGCCCCGCGCCGGGCCGGCGGTCCAGACCCGCCGCACCCAGCTCGAGTACATCGTCCGCGAGACCGGTGCCTTGCTGTACTACGGCGTGTTGGGTGACTCGGGCGAGTCGGGGATGTCGATCTCATGA
- a CDS encoding antibiotic biosynthesis monooxygenase, with translation MQSIVRFDEPDDREDFLARGELALGALAACAGFEGGELACSTDEPQTWVLCTRWANVGSYRRALSAYDVKLYATPFMYAARDEVSGFEPVLVAEPGAAGVRRFEGDLADDAGSTHIGEFGPRGSGNGGPAGHVERRGRTDHGRE, from the coding sequence GTGCAGTCGATCGTGCGCTTCGACGAGCCGGACGACCGGGAGGACTTCCTCGCCCGCGGCGAGCTGGCGCTGGGCGCGCTCGCGGCGTGCGCGGGATTCGAGGGCGGCGAGCTCGCGTGCAGCACCGACGAGCCACAGACCTGGGTGCTCTGCACGCGCTGGGCGAACGTCGGAAGCTACCGTCGCGCGCTGTCGGCGTACGACGTGAAGCTGTACGCCACACCCTTCATGTACGCCGCGCGTGACGAGGTCAGCGGCTTCGAGCCGGTGCTGGTCGCTGAACCGGGCGCGGCCGGCGTACGCCGTTTCGAGGGCGATCTGGCCGACGATGCCGGCAGCACGCACATCGGCGAGTTCGGTCCGCGCGGGTCCGGGAACGGCGGCCCAGCCGGTCACGTCGAAAGGCGTGGCCGGACGGATCACGGCCGCGAGTGA
- a CDS encoding metal ABC transporter ATP-binding protein produces the protein MPESPVSPDEVVVNARDVRVSYGNREVLTGIDLTVRRGEVLAIIGANGSGKSTLVRAIIGLAPVTGGSVEVFGDRRLTRRSRERIGYVPQRVSAAGGVPATVTEVVRSGLHSGLFRRTTQDWRPALEEALAVTGLQDMARRPVAELSGGQQQRVLIARALIRRPQLLILDEPLAGVDLDQQSAFADTLAQITAQGHTVIVVLHEFGAIAPLLDRVISLHDGQIEFEARPEDVGDHCATNDHPDWVRQAHARAEHAHDHVHPHEGPRSSGEPWMPEALSAPGRAR, from the coding sequence GTGCCCGAGTCCCCCGTTTCGCCCGACGAGGTCGTCGTCAACGCCCGCGACGTCCGCGTCTCCTACGGTAACCGTGAGGTCCTGACCGGGATCGACCTCACCGTCCGCCGCGGTGAGGTCCTCGCGATCATCGGCGCCAACGGATCGGGCAAGTCCACCCTGGTCCGCGCGATCATCGGCCTGGCACCGGTCACCGGTGGCAGCGTCGAGGTCTTCGGCGACCGGCGGCTGACCAGACGCTCCCGCGAGCGGATCGGCTATGTGCCCCAGCGGGTCAGCGCCGCAGGCGGCGTTCCCGCCACAGTGACCGAGGTGGTGCGCTCCGGCCTGCACTCCGGGTTGTTCCGGCGCACGACGCAGGACTGGCGTCCGGCGCTCGAGGAGGCACTCGCGGTCACCGGGTTGCAGGACATGGCCAGGCGCCCAGTCGCCGAGCTCTCCGGCGGTCAGCAGCAGCGGGTGCTGATCGCTCGCGCGCTGATCCGGCGCCCCCAGCTGCTGATCCTCGACGAGCCGCTGGCCGGCGTCGACCTGGACCAGCAGTCCGCGTTCGCCGACACCCTCGCGCAGATCACCGCCCAGGGGCACACGGTCATCGTCGTCCTGCACGAGTTCGGTGCGATCGCTCCACTGCTCGACCGGGTGATCTCGCTGCACGACGGCCAGATCGAGTTCGAGGCGCGGCCCGAGGACGTCGGCGACCACTGCGCCACCAACGACCACCCCGACTGGGTTCGCCAGGCGCATGCGCGCGCGGAGCACGCCCACGACCACGTGCACCCGCACGAGGGGCCGCGCAGCTCCGGTGAGCCGTGGATGCCCGAGGCGCTGTCGGCGCCGGGGCGCGCTCGATGA
- the dnaG gene encoding DNA primase has translation MAGLIRNEDIQEVRERAGIADVIGEYVTLRNAGGGNLKGLCPFHDEKTPSFSVSPGRGFFYCFGCGESGDVISFVQKIDHVGFAEAVEQLADRVGIQLRYESSGGPAGGQRQPGMRQRLVAANRAAVDFYREQLSAPGAAATARAFLAERGFGQQAAADFSCGFAPDGWDLLVRHLRQKGFSEKELLMADLARRSSRGTLIDRFRKRLMWPIFDRHGDPIGFGARRLFDDDPSEAKYLNTSETPLYKKSTVLFGIEKARREIAKSRQVVVVEGYTDVMACHLAGVPTAVASCGTSFGSEHISVIRQLLMDSDVFRGEVIFVFDGDEAGQKAALKAFADDQKFTAQTFVAVEQDGRDPCELRQDVGDAAVRDLIARRQPLVEFAITSRLRLHDLDTVEGRVAALDETIPLVAQIKDVALRTEYARRLAGLIGVDDPNRVVARVRAWRPDHQHPRQRRVAREPEAPAERAGMARPRPDDPAARAERESLKLALQAPAIVGPSLDAATEELYRVPAYAALRRHIEAAGGVAAAPNGQAWVGQIAETVRGEDAAVLVSLLHELAVEPLRVPGEAPDHRYVTSVIAALQLPRVSEQIRQIKSRLQRINPLEDDATYRRTFGELATMEQLARGLREQAAGGP, from the coding sequence ATGGCTGGTCTGATCCGCAACGAGGACATCCAGGAGGTGCGTGAGCGCGCCGGGATCGCAGATGTCATTGGGGAGTACGTCACGCTGCGTAATGCGGGCGGCGGCAACCTGAAGGGACTGTGCCCCTTCCACGACGAGAAGACTCCCTCGTTCAGCGTCTCTCCGGGCCGCGGGTTCTTCTACTGCTTCGGGTGCGGGGAGTCGGGCGACGTCATCTCGTTCGTTCAGAAGATCGATCACGTCGGGTTCGCCGAGGCGGTCGAGCAGCTCGCGGACCGGGTCGGCATCCAACTGCGTTACGAGAGCAGCGGTGGCCCCGCCGGCGGGCAGCGTCAGCCGGGGATGCGGCAGCGTCTCGTGGCGGCGAACAGGGCGGCGGTCGACTTCTACCGCGAGCAGCTGTCGGCGCCGGGCGCGGCTGCGACGGCCCGCGCATTCCTTGCAGAGCGCGGTTTCGGCCAGCAGGCCGCCGCCGACTTCTCGTGCGGGTTCGCCCCGGACGGCTGGGACCTGCTGGTGAGGCATTTACGGCAGAAGGGCTTCAGCGAGAAGGAGCTGCTGATGGCCGACCTGGCGCGCCGCTCGTCACGGGGGACGCTGATCGACCGCTTCCGTAAGCGGCTGATGTGGCCGATCTTCGACCGACACGGAGATCCGATCGGTTTCGGTGCTCGTCGACTCTTCGACGACGACCCGAGCGAGGCGAAGTATCTCAACACCTCGGAAACGCCGCTGTACAAGAAGAGTACCGTGCTGTTCGGCATCGAGAAGGCGCGTCGCGAGATCGCGAAGAGCCGCCAGGTAGTGGTCGTCGAGGGCTACACGGACGTGATGGCGTGCCATCTCGCCGGCGTGCCGACCGCGGTCGCCTCGTGCGGCACGTCCTTCGGGTCGGAGCACATCTCGGTGATCCGGCAGCTGCTGATGGACAGCGACGTGTTCCGCGGCGAGGTCATCTTCGTCTTCGACGGCGACGAGGCAGGCCAGAAGGCCGCGTTGAAGGCGTTCGCCGACGACCAGAAGTTCACCGCACAGACCTTCGTCGCGGTCGAGCAGGACGGTCGCGACCCGTGCGAGCTCCGGCAGGACGTCGGCGACGCCGCCGTCCGCGACCTGATCGCGCGACGCCAGCCGCTGGTCGAGTTCGCCATCACGTCTCGGCTGCGGCTGCATGATCTCGACACGGTCGAGGGGCGAGTGGCCGCCCTGGACGAGACGATCCCACTGGTTGCACAGATCAAGGACGTCGCGCTGCGTACGGAGTACGCGCGCCGGCTCGCCGGGTTGATCGGGGTGGACGACCCGAACCGGGTGGTGGCACGGGTGCGGGCGTGGCGCCCGGATCACCAGCATCCTAGGCAGCGACGGGTCGCCCGCGAGCCTGAGGCGCCGGCAGAGCGGGCCGGGATGGCGCGGCCACGGCCGGATGACCCGGCGGCGCGCGCCGAGCGCGAGTCCCTGAAGCTGGCGCTGCAGGCGCCGGCGATCGTCGGTCCGTCACTGGACGCCGCCACCGAGGAGCTGTATCGGGTCCCGGCGTACGCGGCGCTGCGCAGGCACATCGAGGCTGCCGGCGGGGTCGCCGCGGCGCCGAACGGCCAGGCCTGGGTCGGCCAGATCGCCGAGACTGTGCGGGGAGAGGACGCGGCAGTGCTCGTGAGCCTGCTGCACGAACTCGCGGTCGAGCCGTTGCGAGTGCCTGGGGAGGCCCCCGACCACCGGTATGTGACGTCGGTGATCGCCGCTCTGCAGCTGCCGCGGGTTTCCGAGCAGATCAGGCAGATCAAGTCGCGGTTGCAGCGGATCAACCCACTGGAGGACGACGCGACCTATCGGCGCACATTCGGTGAGCTGGCGACGATGGAGCAGCTGGCGCGTGGGCTGCGCGAGCAGGCGGCGGGAGGGCCGTGA
- a CDS encoding glycine--tRNA ligase, which yields MEQHTVAKPAPSKIDQVVSLAKRRGFVFPSGEIYGGTRSAWDYGPLGVELKENIRRQWWKSMVHGRDDVVGLDSSIILPRETWVASGHVGTFTDPLVECLQCHKRHRQDHLQEAYAAKNGIDDPDSVSMELLACPDCGTRGRWTEPRDFQMMLKTHLGVIEDESGLHYLRPETAQGIFVNYANVVQAARKKPPFGIAQTGKSFRNEITPGNFIFRTREFEQMEMEFFVKPGEDEEWHQYWIDERTRWYVELGIDPDNLRHFEHPQEKLSHYAKRTVDIEYRFQFTGSEWGELEGIANRTDFDLSSHTKHSGTALEFHDPNSGERYTPYVIEPAAGLSRSLMTFLVDAYAEDEAPNTKGGVDVRTVLRLDPRLAPLKAAVLPLSRNADLSPKARDVAAKLRQSWNIDFDDAGAIGRRYRRQDEIGTPFCITVDFDSLEDDAVTVRERDTMRQERVGIDALPAYLAPRLTGA from the coding sequence ATGGAGCAGCACACCGTGGCCAAGCCCGCACCCTCGAAGATCGACCAGGTCGTCAGCCTCGCGAAGCGCCGTGGCTTCGTGTTCCCGAGCGGTGAGATCTACGGTGGTACCCGGTCGGCCTGGGACTACGGGCCGCTGGGCGTCGAGCTGAAGGAGAACATCCGCCGGCAATGGTGGAAGTCGATGGTGCACGGCCGCGACGATGTCGTCGGTCTGGACTCCTCGATCATCCTGCCGCGCGAGACCTGGGTCGCCTCCGGTCACGTCGGCACCTTCACCGACCCGCTGGTCGAGTGCCTGCAGTGCCACAAGCGGCACCGCCAGGACCACCTGCAGGAGGCGTATGCCGCGAAGAACGGCATCGACGACCCCGACTCGGTCTCGATGGAGCTCCTCGCGTGCCCGGACTGCGGGACCCGCGGCCGGTGGACCGAGCCGCGCGACTTCCAGATGATGCTCAAGACTCATCTCGGTGTGATCGAGGACGAGTCCGGGCTGCACTACCTGCGCCCGGAGACCGCGCAGGGCATCTTCGTCAACTACGCGAACGTCGTCCAGGCCGCGCGCAAGAAGCCACCGTTCGGCATCGCGCAGACCGGCAAGTCCTTCCGCAACGAGATCACGCCCGGCAACTTCATCTTCCGCACGCGCGAGTTCGAGCAGATGGAGATGGAGTTCTTCGTCAAGCCCGGCGAGGACGAGGAATGGCACCAGTACTGGATCGACGAGCGCACCCGCTGGTATGTCGAGCTCGGTATCGACCCCGACAACCTGCGGCATTTCGAGCACCCGCAGGAGAAGCTCTCGCACTACGCCAAGCGGACCGTCGACATCGAGTACCGATTCCAGTTCACCGGCTCGGAGTGGGGCGAGCTTGAGGGCATCGCGAACCGCACCGACTTCGACCTGTCGAGTCATACCAAGCACTCGGGGACCGCGCTGGAGTTTCACGACCCGAACTCCGGTGAGCGTTACACGCCGTACGTCATCGAGCCCGCGGCCGGCCTGTCACGCTCGCTGATGACCTTCCTCGTCGACGCGTACGCCGAGGACGAGGCGCCCAACACGAAGGGCGGCGTCGACGTCCGCACTGTGCTGCGCCTCGACCCGCGGCTGGCCCCCCTGAAGGCCGCCGTGCTGCCGTTGTCGCGCAACGCAGATCTGTCACCCAAGGCGCGAGATGTCGCAGCCAAGCTGCGGCAGAGCTGGAACATCGACTTCGATGACGCCGGCGCGATCGGCCGCCGCTACCGCCGCCAGGACGAGATCGGAACGCCCTTCTGCATCACCGTCGACTTCGACTCGCTGGAGGACGACGCGGTCACCGTTCGCGAGCGCGACACCATGCGCCAGGAGCGGGTCGGCATCGACGCATTGCCGGCATATCTGGCCCCGAGGCTCACCGGGGCGTAG
- a CDS encoding deoxyguanosinetriphosphate triphosphohydrolase — protein sequence MSYTAADTQRFVREPGKSSYFAGGEGAVRSEFARDRARILHSSALRRLAGKTQVVVPGEDDFPRTRLTHSLEVAQIAREMGAALGLDPDITDAAGLAHDLGHPPFGHNGERALDEVSDECGGFEGNAQTLRVVARLESKVLAGEINAGLNLTRAVLDSTCKYPWPRRAGVRKFGVYADDLPTFEWARAGIDHQRPCMEAQVMDWADDIAYSVHDVEDGAITGLLDLSRLADPEEAAVVCAIAAGSFVAADPAGLQSVLSDLLALPVVQDVAAYGAEVGSSRRGRVALKRATSELLGRFSAAAIEATRREYGEAPLTRYHASLVIPDVVAAECALLKATAVRYVMEREGAAELQRWQRSVLKDLVAALRERPEELVDQHADAYAAASDDGARLRAIIDQVAELTDKSAVLWRNRLCGDD from the coding sequence ATGAGCTACACCGCAGCAGACACGCAGCGCTTCGTTCGCGAACCGGGCAAGTCGAGCTACTTCGCCGGGGGAGAGGGCGCCGTCCGCTCCGAGTTCGCCCGCGACCGCGCCCGGATCCTGCACTCCTCGGCGCTGCGTCGGCTGGCCGGCAAGACCCAGGTCGTCGTACCGGGCGAGGACGACTTCCCGCGCACCCGGCTGACCCACTCTCTCGAGGTCGCGCAGATCGCCAGGGAGATGGGGGCCGCGCTCGGTCTGGACCCGGACATCACCGACGCCGCAGGCCTGGCACACGACCTCGGTCATCCGCCGTTCGGTCACAACGGGGAGCGTGCCCTCGACGAGGTCTCGGACGAATGCGGGGGGTTCGAGGGCAATGCGCAGACGCTCCGCGTTGTCGCCCGGCTCGAGTCGAAGGTGCTGGCCGGCGAGATCAATGCGGGCCTGAACCTGACCCGGGCGGTGCTGGACTCGACCTGCAAGTACCCCTGGCCGAGGCGGGCCGGGGTGCGCAAGTTCGGCGTGTACGCCGACGACCTGCCGACCTTCGAATGGGCGCGCGCCGGGATCGATCACCAGCGGCCCTGCATGGAGGCCCAGGTGATGGACTGGGCAGACGACATCGCCTACTCCGTCCATGATGTGGAGGACGGCGCGATCACCGGCCTGCTCGACCTGTCCCGTCTGGCCGACCCGGAGGAGGCGGCCGTGGTGTGCGCGATCGCGGCGGGATCGTTTGTAGCGGCCGATCCCGCCGGCCTGCAGAGCGTGCTCAGCGACCTGCTCGCGCTGCCGGTCGTGCAGGACGTCGCGGCGTATGGCGCAGAGGTCGGGTCCTCCCGGCGTGGCCGGGTCGCGCTCAAGCGCGCGACCAGCGAGTTGCTCGGTCGCTTCAGTGCCGCGGCGATCGAGGCGACCCGTCGCGAGTACGGCGAGGCGCCGTTGACCCGTTACCACGCGTCGCTGGTGATCCCGGACGTCGTTGCTGCCGAGTGCGCGCTGCTGAAGGCGACCGCCGTCCGCTATGTGATGGAGCGCGAAGGAGCCGCGGAGCTGCAACGGTGGCAGCGGTCGGTGCTGAAGGACCTCGTGGCGGCGCTGCGTGAGCGACCGGAGGAGCTGGTCGATCAGCATGCCGATGCGTACGCGGCCGCGAGCGACGACGGCGCTCGGTTGCGCGCGATCATCGACCAGGTCGCCGAGCTCACCGACAAGAGCGCCGTGCTGTGGCGCAACCGGCTGTGCGGGGACGACTGA
- the dusB gene encoding tRNA dihydrouridine synthase DusB, translated as MSGLRFGTIPVDPPVVLAPMAGITTSAYRRVCRQYGAGLYVSEMITSRALVERTPLTMDMLRFHESETPRSVQLYAVDPQIVGEAVRILLEEDRADHIDLNMGCPVPKVTRKGGGAALPWRRNLFRAIVGSAVTAADGRVPVTVKMRMGIDEEHLTFLEAGRAAQEEGIDAVALHGRTAAQMYGGTADWNAITMLVEELDVPVLGNGDIWEADDAIAMVAQTGCAGVVVGRGCLGRPWLFADLANAFAGRPERVRPALSEVADTMRQHAAYMAEDLGEIRACRDFRKHVAWYLKGFRVGSELRQQLGLIDSLARLDDLLDGLLQVHGDQPYPESILGLARGRSTGTRKVTLPEGWLADRDSCAVPFGAEVDVSGG; from the coding sequence ATGAGCGGGCTGCGTTTCGGGACGATCCCGGTCGACCCACCTGTGGTGCTCGCGCCGATGGCCGGCATCACCACCAGCGCGTACCGGAGGGTGTGCCGCCAGTACGGCGCGGGCCTGTACGTCTCGGAGATGATCACCTCCCGGGCGCTCGTCGAGCGCACCCCGCTGACCATGGACATGCTGCGCTTCCACGAGAGCGAGACGCCGCGTTCGGTCCAGCTCTACGCGGTCGATCCGCAGATCGTCGGCGAGGCGGTGCGGATTCTCCTCGAGGAGGATCGCGCCGACCACATCGATCTCAACATGGGCTGCCCGGTCCCGAAGGTGACCCGCAAGGGTGGGGGCGCGGCTCTCCCGTGGCGACGAAACCTGTTCCGGGCCATCGTCGGATCTGCGGTCACCGCGGCCGACGGCCGGGTGCCCGTCACGGTGAAGATGCGGATGGGCATCGACGAGGAACACCTCACCTTCCTCGAGGCCGGCCGCGCGGCACAAGAGGAGGGGATCGACGCGGTCGCGCTGCACGGCCGTACGGCGGCGCAGATGTATGGCGGCACTGCGGACTGGAACGCGATCACGATGCTGGTCGAGGAGCTCGACGTCCCCGTGCTGGGCAACGGCGACATCTGGGAGGCGGACGACGCGATCGCGATGGTGGCGCAGACCGGCTGCGCCGGGGTGGTGGTCGGGCGCGGTTGCCTGGGCCGTCCCTGGCTGTTCGCCGACCTCGCCAACGCGTTCGCCGGCCGGCCAGAGCGGGTGCGGCCCGCGCTGTCCGAGGTGGCGGACACGATGCGCCAGCATGCGGCCTACATGGCCGAGGATCTCGGGGAGATCCGTGCCTGCCGCGACTTTCGCAAGCACGTGGCCTGGTATCTGAAGGGATTCCGGGTGGGCTCCGAGCTGCGCCAGCAGCTCGGCCTGATCGACTCGCTCGCCCGACTCGACGACCTGCTCGACGGTCTGCTGCAGGTTCACGGCGACCAGCCCTACCCGGAGAGCATCCTGGGGCTAGCGCGTGGGCGGTCGACCGGCACTCGGAAGGTCACACTGCCCGAGGGCTGGCTGGCGGATCGTGACAGCTGCGCGGTGCCCTTCGGAGCCGAGGTAGACGTCTCCGGTGGCTGA